The [Eubacterium] siraeum genome contains a region encoding:
- a CDS encoding aminotransferase class I/II-fold pyridoxal phosphate-dependent enzyme, which translates to MGAVKNCVKILYYKEFAIMEKNELIKLNEEAKKQYDELCKQGLKLDMSRGKPSPAQLDLSLDMLTHCLDGDYMSETGVDCRNYGVLDGIEEAKRLCMPMLGVAHDEIIIGGNSSLQLMYDTMARAMLLGVLGGDKPWGKNEKVKFLCPAPGYDRHFAICQSLGIEMITVPYTPDGPDMDVVEKLVSEDELIKGIWCVPMYSNPEGITCSDETVKRFANLSPKAKDFRIFWDNAYCVHHLTDTPDTLLNLLEEAKKTGKQNMVFMFASTSKISFPGGGLAFIGASAENIKFIKSQMTFQTIGYDKLNQLRHARFFKDFDGIKEHMKKHRAIIEPKFKIVLDMLDKEIAPTGFGSWHKPNGGYFISFNGLDGTAKRTVELCKQAGVVLTGAGATYPYGKDPHDNNIRIAPTYPTEAELAKAMEVFCVAVKIAATESLLK; encoded by the coding sequence ATGGGTGCAGTGAAAAACTGCGTTAAAATTCTTTATTATAAGGAGTTTGCGATAATGGAAAAGAATGAACTGATAAAGCTGAATGAAGAAGCTAAAAAGCAGTATGACGAGCTTTGCAAGCAGGGTCTGAAGCTGGATATGTCAAGAGGCAAGCCCTCTCCCGCACAGCTTGATTTATCACTTGATATGCTGACGCATTGTCTTGACGGTGATTATATGTCGGAAACCGGTGTTGACTGCCGTAACTACGGTGTGCTTGACGGTATAGAAGAAGCAAAAAGACTTTGTATGCCTATGCTCGGTGTTGCTCACGATGAAATAATCATCGGCGGTAACTCAAGCCTTCAGCTTATGTACGATACAATGGCAAGAGCGATGCTGCTCGGCGTTCTCGGCGGCGACAAGCCCTGGGGAAAGAACGAGAAGGTGAAGTTCCTCTGCCCCGCTCCCGGTTACGACAGACATTTTGCTATCTGCCAGAGCCTCGGCATTGAGATGATTACGGTACCTTACACCCCAGACGGTCCCGATATGGACGTTGTAGAAAAGCTGGTAAGCGAAGATGAGCTTATCAAGGGTATCTGGTGCGTACCTATGTACAGCAACCCCGAAGGCATCACCTGCTCGGACGAAACGGTAAAGCGTTTTGCTAACCTTTCGCCTAAAGCAAAGGATTTCAGAATATTCTGGGATAACGCTTACTGCGTTCATCACCTCACAGATACTCCCGACACTCTGCTGAACCTTCTTGAAGAAGCTAAAAAGACAGGCAAGCAGAATATGGTATTTATGTTTGCGTCCACATCGAAGATTTCGTTCCCCGGCGGCGGTCTTGCATTCATCGGTGCCAGTGCAGAAAACATCAAGTTTATCAAGAGCCAGATGACATTCCAGACTATCGGCTACGATAAGCTCAACCAGTTAAGACACGCTCGTTTCTTCAAGGATTTTGACGGCATAAAGGAACACATGAAGAAGCACAGGGCTATAATCGAGCCTAAGTTCAAGATTGTTCTTGATATGCTCGACAAGGAGATTGCTCCCACAGGCTTCGGCTCTTGGCACAAGCCCAACGGCGGTTATTTCATCTCATTCAACGGTCTTGACGGCACAGCAAAGCGTACTGTTGAGCTTTGCAAGCAGGCAGGAGTTGTTCTGACAGGCGCAGGTGCGACTTATCCTTACGGCAAGGATCCTCACGATAACAATATCCGTATTGCTCCGACATATCCTACCGAAGCAGAGCTTGCGAAGGCTATGGAGGTATTCTGCGTTGCAGTAAAGATTGCGGCTACCGAATCGCTTTTAAAGTGA
- a CDS encoding zinc-ribbon domain-containing protein, whose amino-acid sequence MGLESQNLKELTGYIEDAFSEYMTFPTILFIVAIVVALSSIACFILAPFYIKGKAGGAKTAAQVISVIDFIVGILLIFAFLIITLLLNMASDGFFDSADGFLKVVLGFLIAPVRFGMSPLSVFGSEAGIGTPILFYALYFVTAGLLGLAAFIVSCIARGKYNAANGLIRGAAAPAGAPQYNPYQPYGQPNAQQGYPQQYGQNAQQGYPQQYGQNAQQGYPQQYGQNAQQGYPQQYGQNIPQGYPQQYQQPAPQNMPQDNAQYQPAQQDAPQNIPQDNAQYQPAQQDAPQNIPQEDANTEVPVQAAVAQEAPVQQASPSFCGNCGTPVTPGASFCQNCGNKIN is encoded by the coding sequence ATGGGGCTTGAATCACAAAACCTAAAAGAGCTGACCGGCTACATTGAAGATGCGTTTTCGGAATATATGACATTTCCGACAATTTTATTCATAGTTGCCATTGTGGTGGCTTTATCGTCAATAGCTTGCTTTATTCTTGCACCGTTTTACATAAAAGGAAAGGCAGGAGGAGCAAAAACAGCCGCTCAAGTGATTTCCGTTATTGATTTTATCGTCGGCATATTACTCATTTTTGCATTCCTTATCATTACATTGTTGCTTAATATGGCGTCCGACGGTTTCTTTGATTCGGCTGATGGATTTCTGAAAGTGGTGCTAGGATTTTTGATAGCTCCTGTGAGATTCGGTATGTCGCCCTTGTCGGTTTTCGGCTCAGAGGCAGGTATCGGCACTCCCATATTGTTTTATGCCTTATATTTTGTTACGGCAGGCTTGCTCGGACTGGCCGCATTTATCGTAAGCTGTATAGCAAGAGGAAAATACAATGCCGCAAACGGTCTTATAAGAGGCGCAGCCGCACCTGCGGGAGCACCTCAGTATAACCCTTATCAGCCTTACGGTCAGCCGAATGCTCAGCAGGGCTATCCTCAGCAGTATGGACAGAATGCTCAGCAGGGCTATCCTCAGCAGTACGGACAGAATGCTCAGCAGGGCTATCCTCAGCAGTACGGACAGAATGCTCAGCAGGGCTATCCTCAGCAGTACGGACAGAATATTCCGCAGGGTTACCCTCAGCAATATCAGCAGCCTGCTCCGCAGAATATGCCGCAGGACAACGCACAATATCAGCCTGCCCAGCAGGATGCACCGCAGAATATACCGCAGGACAATGCACAGTATCAGCCTGCCCAGCAGGATGCACCTCAGAATATACCGCAGGAAGATGCAAATACAGAAGTTCCTGTGCAGGCGGCCGTGGCGCAAGAGGCTCCGGTACAGCAGGCTTCGCCGTCATTCTGCGGCAACTGTGGCACTCCGGTAACTCCCGGTGCTTCATTCTGTCAGAATTGCGGCAACAAAATCAATTGA
- a CDS encoding ECF-type sigma factor: MNAQELSALIKQAQTGDTEGYAQLYRAVYRPVYKIARMAMKSEDAAVEAVRLTVLDSFAALPAARFTSSPQFIEWLVKILCTKIRHINKTGGELCTKTDSGSEIRNALNDLPDIERLVLSVSTVCGCSAEKTAKLCGYTEETVGVCLTNAEVTLKAQLLSGSNI; encoded by the coding sequence ATGAACGCACAGGAATTATCCGCCCTTATAAAACAGGCACAGACAGGCGATACGGAAGGTTACGCACAGCTTTACAGAGCCGTGTACAGACCTGTATATAAAATAGCGAGAATGGCAATGAAAAGCGAGGATGCCGCTGTAGAGGCGGTACGCCTGACAGTGCTTGACAGCTTTGCGGCACTGCCTGCGGCAAGGTTTACTTCATCGCCGCAGTTCATAGAATGGCTCGTAAAAATACTCTGCACTAAGATAAGACACATCAACAAAACGGGCGGTGAGCTATGCACAAAGACAGATAGCGGCTCGGAGATAAGAAATGCGCTCAACGATCTGCCCGACATAGAGCGTCTTGTACTAAGCGTCAGCACGGTGTGCGGATGCAGTGCGGAGAAAACCGCTAAACTGTGCGGCTATACCGAAGAAACGGTAGGGGTCTGCCTTACCAATGCAGAGGTAACATTGAAAGCACAACTGCTTTCGGGATCGAATATCTGA
- a CDS encoding extracellular solute-binding protein, giving the protein MKLSKRILACAITAAMATSMLSACNGSTTTSGSASNAGTSQGNSSTTENSNSGNNSSTDGNGGSNGGNIVEAPSNGDTLKWLGYYDLNTDDKEIVDKFNDAGYKVETISTSSTEYFTKLAQLVASSDSPDMVRYEWQSYPHGVANNLYTSLDDYVDFDSDTWSGMKDMIENFNYGGKHYYLPYRVNPGVVLIYNQTALDDEGIKTDPLELYKEGKWTWTAWKDIMTEWCNIGDDYYGVMPTGFVAMPFIVSTGTTLIDVDGPNKQIINNMKDANVQRCQEFLSDIANQGMVNAEYTDPSTCLSATKTLFAEFGLDWGWTSAQAAAKDQDIRFVPIPRDDKADKYYTNTDTFGYLVPAGAKNIKAALKYMEICRLNEIDPELIAKSKAEMTAEHLYYPKCPECGVSTADKTIEKCPSCGAARRENKKHSAMSEDLYQIYSDLKDTTSDKFAFLFDDCFGFSTDLTNMLQQGDSEGKGCVLGGPFKFGESYTNLRDSYYGTVESFLEPYRALMQKN; this is encoded by the coding sequence ATGAAACTCTCAAAGAGAATTCTCGCTTGTGCAATCACAGCGGCTATGGCAACATCAATGCTCTCAGCCTGCAACGGCTCGACGACCACAAGCGGTTCTGCAAGCAATGCCGGCACATCGCAGGGCAATTCAAGCACGACCGAAAACAGCAACAGCGGTAATAATTCTTCTACAGACGGAAACGGCGGCAGTAACGGCGGCAACATTGTAGAAGCACCCTCAAACGGTGACACGCTCAAGTGGCTCGGTTACTATGATCTTAACACAGACGACAAGGAAATCGTCGACAAGTTCAATGACGCAGGATATAAGGTAGAGACAATTTCGACAAGCTCAACGGAATACTTTACAAAGCTCGCACAGCTTGTTGCTTCTTCCGACTCTCCCGATATGGTGCGCTATGAGTGGCAGTCATACCCCCACGGTGTAGCAAACAACCTTTATACTTCACTTGACGATTATGTTGACTTTGACAGCGATACATGGTCGGGTATGAAGGATATGATCGAAAACTTCAACTACGGCGGAAAGCACTATTATCTTCCCTACCGTGTAAATCCCGGCGTTGTACTTATATATAACCAGACTGCTCTTGACGATGAAGGTATCAAGACAGACCCGCTGGAGCTTTATAAGGAAGGCAAGTGGACATGGACGGCATGGAAGGATATAATGACCGAATGGTGCAACATCGGCGATGATTACTACGGTGTAATGCCCACAGGCTTCGTTGCAATGCCTTTCATAGTTTCGACAGGTACAACGCTTATAGACGTTGACGGTCCTAACAAGCAGATCATCAACAACATGAAGGACGCTAACGTCCAGAGATGTCAGGAGTTCCTTTCCGACATTGCAAATCAGGGTATGGTAAATGCAGAATATACAGATCCCAGTACCTGCCTTTCCGCTACAAAGACACTGTTCGCAGAGTTCGGTCTTGACTGGGGCTGGACATCGGCACAGGCTGCAGCTAAGGATCAGGATATAAGATTCGTTCCGATACCCAGAGATGACAAGGCTGATAAATACTACACCAACACCGATACATTCGGTTATCTCGTTCCCGCAGGTGCAAAGAACATAAAAGCTGCTCTCAAGTATATGGAAATCTGCCGTCTTAACGAAATCGACCCTGAGCTGATTGCTAAGTCAAAGGCTGAAATGACGGCCGAGCATCTTTATTATCCCAAATGCCCCGAATGCGGCGTTTCTACTGCAGACAAGACTATAGAAAAATGCCCCAGCTGTGGTGCAGCACGCAGAGAGAACAAAAAGCACTCGGCAATGTCTGAAGATCTGTACCAGATCTATTCCGATCTGAAGGACACAACAAGCGACAAATTCGCATTCCTCTTTGATGATTGCTTCGGCTTCTCAACCGACCTTACAAATATGCTCCAGCAGGGCGACAGCGAGGGTAAGGGCTGTGTACTCGGCGGACCGTTCAAGTTCGGCGAATCCTACACAAATCTTCGTGATTCATACTACGGTACAGTAGAATCATTCCTTGAGCCTTACAGAGCTTTAATGCAGAAGAACTGA
- a CDS encoding ATP-dependent helicase: MTENEFEKRFMAEMSEQQNTAVKAVQGAVLLLAVPGSGKTTVLITRLGYMINCCGISPSEILAVTYTRAATLELKKRFADRFGSECGAGLEIRTINGLSAKITEYFSTVYTDENVPHLMSREGDRKRLISEVYRLVTGEFADTATINDIGAMITFAKNMMLSDEEIEALSGSGYDTLRIYREYNLALSSRSLMDYDDQMVTALDILRKYPDILAYFNGRFRYICVDEAQDTSKIQHEIIRLLAAKSGNIFMVGDEDQSIYAFRGAYPEALIDFEKTYKNAQILFMEQNFRSTPEIIGVADSFVKCNRFRREKTIRAVNKSGIPVRIVRCERRNVQYDFLCGIAARNEQQTAALFRNNDSAVVLVDMLERNNIPYRLKGGEKTFFTSRPVLDITEIIRFINNPYDIDSFMAIYYKIGLYITKQTAEAACKISLQRHITITDALLGIDTGTQISVNSKRNIKQTAQLMRQAQNSSATEVLSIILHGMQYADYAHKNGLDENKYDILRMLARNVNSSAELIDRLSELSGIMAEHKDDPYSKFTLSTVHSSKGLEYDCVYLLDVIDNVLPCITKDKLNDKEDIKQYEEERRVFYVAVTRARKELYLFSCKGESSEFLDEIDKNLPIEYTDSNDIFFSLFARDMLGRVYCDSKNGRGIIIACCAEKLCIRYTSGKTELKTLAEMLTDRDRTVTYIKSEELEKLNVTAEKPIPKKTVNISLKAGDRIYHSSFGNGVIKNIDKNGIGTVYFENNGETKRLMLKACLDKGIIVLS, encoded by the coding sequence ATGACCGAAAACGAATTTGAAAAACGCTTTATGGCTGAAATGAGCGAACAGCAGAATACCGCTGTCAAGGCTGTACAGGGAGCGGTTTTACTGCTTGCCGTACCCGGCAGCGGAAAGACGACAGTGCTTATAACGAGGCTTGGATATATGATAAATTGCTGTGGCATCAGCCCCTCTGAGATACTGGCGGTGACCTATACCAGAGCCGCTACGCTTGAACTGAAAAAGAGGTTTGCCGACCGTTTCGGAAGCGAATGCGGTGCAGGTCTTGAAATAAGGACAATAAACGGTCTGTCCGCCAAAATCACCGAGTATTTCTCCACGGTATACACGGATGAAAACGTGCCGCATCTTATGAGCAGGGAGGGCGACCGCAAACGGCTGATAAGCGAGGTTTATCGCCTTGTCACAGGCGAATTTGCGGACACCGCTACCATAAATGACATCGGCGCCATGATAACATTTGCAAAGAATATGATGCTGTCGGACGAGGAGATAGAGGCGCTTTCGGGCAGTGGCTATGACACGCTGAGAATATACAGGGAGTACAACCTTGCGCTGTCGTCACGCTCGCTTATGGACTATGACGATCAGATGGTGACGGCTCTTGACATACTCCGTAAATATCCCGATATACTTGCATACTTTAACGGAAGATTCCGCTACATCTGCGTTGACGAGGCGCAGGATACATCTAAGATACAGCACGAGATCATTCGCCTGCTTGCCGCAAAAAGCGGTAATATATTTATGGTAGGCGATGAGGATCAGAGCATCTACGCTTTCAGAGGAGCGTACCCTGAGGCGCTCATCGACTTCGAAAAGACGTATAAAAACGCACAGATACTGTTCATGGAGCAGAATTTCCGCTCTACTCCGGAAATTATCGGGGTGGCAGATTCATTCGTAAAGTGCAATCGTTTCAGACGTGAAAAGACTATCCGTGCTGTGAACAAATCAGGTATACCCGTCCGCATTGTACGCTGTGAACGCAGAAACGTTCAATATGACTTCCTGTGCGGTATCGCCGCAAGAAACGAACAGCAGACAGCGGCGCTTTTCAGAAACAACGACAGTGCAGTCGTTCTTGTCGATATGCTCGAAAGGAACAATATCCCATACAGGCTGAAGGGCGGCGAAAAGACCTTTTTCACAAGCAGGCCTGTGCTTGACATCACGGAAATAATCAGATTCATCAATAACCCGTATGACATTGACAGCTTTATGGCGATATACTATAAAATAGGGCTTTATATAACAAAGCAAACCGCAGAGGCGGCTTGCAAAATAAGCTTGCAGAGGCACATCACGATAACCGACGCACTGCTCGGCATTGATACAGGTACTCAAATCAGCGTAAATTCAAAGCGGAATATAAAACAGACGGCTCAGCTGATGCGGCAGGCGCAAAACAGCAGTGCAACGGAAGTGCTGAGCATCATCCTGCACGGGATGCAGTATGCGGATTATGCTCACAAGAACGGGCTTGACGAAAACAAATATGATATTCTCCGTATGCTTGCGAGAAACGTAAACAGCAGTGCGGAGCTTATAGACAGGCTTTCTGAGCTGAGCGGGATCATGGCGGAGCATAAGGACGATCCTTACAGCAAATTCACGCTGTCTACCGTGCATTCAAGCAAGGGGCTTGAATATGACTGCGTTTACCTGCTCGATGTAATAGACAATGTGCTTCCGTGCATCACTAAGGACAAGCTGAACGATAAGGAGGATATAAAGCAGTACGAGGAGGAGCGGAGGGTGTTCTATGTTGCTGTGACAAGAGCCAGAAAAGAGTTGTATCTGTTTTCGTGCAAGGGCGAAAGCTCGGAATTTCTTGACGAGATAGATAAAAATCTGCCGATAGAATACACGGACAGCAACGATATATTCTTTTCTCTGTTTGCAAGAGATATGCTCGGACGTGTTTACTGCGACAGCAAAAACGGCAGAGGCATTATCATCGCCTGCTGTGCGGAAAAGCTGTGCATACGCTACACAAGCGGTAAGACCGAACTTAAAACGCTTGCCGAAATGCTAACGGACCGTGACCGCACGGTAACATATATAAAGAGTGAGGAGCTTGAAAAGCTCAATGTTACCGCCGAAAAGCCGATACCGAAAAAGACAGTGAATATAAGCCTCAAAGCAGGCGACAGGATATATCACAGCTCTTTCGGCAATGGTGTGATAAAGAATATCGACAAAAACGGAATCGGCACGGTTTATTTTGAAAACAACGGAGAAACAAAACGGTTAATGCTCAAAGCGTGCCTTGACAAAGGAATTATCGTCTTATCTTAA
- a CDS encoding FkbM family methyltransferase, whose protein sequence is MYDITGAVSLWDHLAETSKPIIIYGMGDGAQKILDVCSLKNVKISGFMASDDFVRGHSFAGFEVKKLSDIERQFGDCIILVAFGTHIDEVIQRIIAISDRHELYAPDVPVIGGGLFTKEYAEEHRAELERVYSMLADEKSKQVFDGWLEYRITGRIQPLLRNQTDKAEGYEILDLGGNETYADLGAYNGDTITEFLEVTGGQFNKIFAMEPDGKNYAKMKRIHYKLSPYDFRTVNAGAWNCDTVCEFISKGGSNSSLIPYEKGKPVNPSRIKEIEMRSLDSFVKDERITYIKYDVEGSESEALDGSKTVIKRDKPKLLVSLYHRTEDMFALPIKVTELNPSYKLYLRQHPYIPAWDMNLYCI, encoded by the coding sequence ATGTACGATATAACAGGCGCAGTTTCTCTGTGGGATCATCTGGCTGAAACCTCAAAGCCGATAATAATATACGGTATGGGTGACGGCGCACAGAAAATACTCGATGTATGCTCCTTGAAGAATGTAAAAATATCGGGATTCATGGCAAGCGATGACTTCGTGAGAGGCCACAGCTTTGCAGGCTTTGAGGTGAAAAAGCTGTCCGATATTGAACGGCAGTTCGGTGACTGTATCATACTCGTTGCTTTCGGCACTCATATTGACGAAGTGATACAGCGTATCATTGCCATTTCGGACAGGCACGAATTATACGCTCCCGATGTTCCGGTAATAGGCGGAGGATTATTCACAAAAGAATATGCCGAGGAGCATAGAGCCGAGCTTGAAAGAGTTTACTCGATGCTTGCGGACGAGAAATCAAAACAGGTTTTCGACGGCTGGCTTGAATATCGTATAACAGGAAGGATACAGCCGCTTTTACGCAATCAGACGGATAAAGCGGAAGGATATGAAATTCTTGACCTCGGCGGCAACGAAACCTATGCGGATCTCGGCGCTTACAACGGCGACACGATAACCGAGTTTCTGGAAGTGACGGGCGGACAGTTCAACAAGATTTTTGCGATGGAGCCTGACGGGAAGAATTACGCAAAGATGAAACGCATACACTACAAGCTGAGCCCTTATGACTTCAGAACGGTGAATGCGGGTGCGTGGAACTGTGATACGGTCTGCGAATTTATATCAAAGGGCGGAAGTAATTCATCGCTTATCCCCTATGAAAAAGGTAAGCCTGTCAATCCGTCACGGATAAAGGAGATAGAAATGCGCAGTCTTGACAGCTTTGTAAAGGACGAGCGTATAACCTATATAAAATATGATGTTGAGGGCAGTGAGAGCGAGGCTCTTGACGGCAGTAAGACGGTAATAAAGCGTGACAAGCCGAAGCTGCTCGTTTCGCTCTATCATCGCACGGAGGATATGTTCGCTCTGCCCATAAAGGTAACGGAACTGAATCCGTCATACAAGCTGTATTTAAGACAGCACCCGTATATTCCTGCGTGGGATATGAATCTTTACTGCATATAA
- the glmS gene encoding glutamine--fructose-6-phosphate transaminase (isomerizing): protein MCGIVGYVGAKECTAILVNSLTKLEYRGYDSAGIAVFEGDRIKTVKAKGKLKEGLIKKLENEPHFTATAGIGHTRWATHGEPSDINSHPIGNGRVSIVHNGIIENYRKLKEFLISKGYGFESQTDTEAVAKLLDYNYDGDPIDTIIRTIADIEGAYSLGIMFREHKNRIFAARKESPLIVGKGKGEMFIASDVTAIIEYTREYYLLEPGEVADITADGVTFYDMHKNVIEKELQVATWDVSAAEKGGYAHFMLKEICEQPDALKKTINPRIKNGLPDFSECGLTDEKLRSYHHIYIVGCGSAMHAGMVGKYVIEKLARTPVVVDIASEFRYRDPLLAPDDLVVIISQSGETADTLAALKLANSIGADTLAIVNVVGSSIAREAKMVMYTLAGPEISVCSTKAYMVQAAFMYLLAFRVAYARNAIDEEQCRQLISELSQIPSKVQKCVDDQTQYQKVASKLISADSLLYIGRGLDYALSMEGSLKLKEISYIHSESYAAGELKHGTISLIEDGMPVIAVATQHDLYEKTMSNIKEVKTRGATVVMVCSEDMKFDGNDVDYPVMLPLARDLLMPLVAVVPLQLIAYYTAALKNFDVDHPRNLAKSVTVE, encoded by the coding sequence ATGTGTGGAATAGTAGGATATGTAGGTGCAAAAGAATGCACCGCAATACTTGTAAACTCACTTACGAAGCTGGAATACAGGGGTTATGACTCGGCAGGTATAGCCGTGTTTGAGGGCGACAGGATAAAAACCGTCAAGGCAAAGGGCAAGCTCAAGGAAGGGCTTATCAAAAAGCTCGAGAACGAGCCTCATTTCACAGCTACGGCAGGTATAGGACATACACGCTGGGCAACGCACGGCGAGCCGAGCGACATTAACTCTCACCCGATAGGAAACGGCAGAGTATCAATCGTTCATAACGGTATAATCGAAAACTACCGCAAGCTGAAGGAATTTCTCATATCTAAGGGATACGGCTTTGAGAGCCAGACCGATACCGAGGCTGTGGCAAAGCTGCTCGACTACAACTATGACGGCGACCCTATAGATACAATAATCAGGACGATTGCCGATATAGAGGGAGCGTATTCGCTCGGCATAATGTTCAGGGAGCATAAGAACCGCATATTTGCGGCAAGAAAAGAAAGTCCTCTGATAGTCGGCAAGGGAAAGGGCGAAATGTTTATTGCGTCCGATGTTACCGCTATAATCGAATACACAAGAGAATACTATCTGCTTGAGCCGGGAGAGGTTGCGGATATAACAGCCGACGGCGTTACATTCTATGATATGCACAAGAATGTCATTGAAAAGGAATTACAGGTTGCTACATGGGATGTTTCGGCGGCTGAAAAGGGCGGATATGCTCATTTTATGCTCAAGGAGATATGTGAACAGCCCGATGCACTCAAAAAGACGATAAATCCCCGTATCAAGAATGGCTTACCCGACTTTTCAGAATGCGGTCTTACCGATGAAAAGCTGAGGAGCTATCACCATATCTATATAGTAGGCTGTGGCTCTGCAATGCACGCAGGCATGGTAGGAAAGTATGTTATTGAAAAGCTGGCACGCACTCCCGTTGTTGTGGATATTGCGTCGGAATTCCGCTACCGTGATCCTCTGCTTGCGCCGGACGATCTTGTAGTTATTATCTCGCAGTCGGGTGAAACGGCAGATACGCTTGCCGCTCTGAAGCTGGCAAATTCAATAGGTGCAGACACGCTTGCGATAGTAAACGTGGTAGGCTCATCCATAGCAAGAGAAGCAAAGATGGTAATGTATACCCTTGCGGGACCTGAAATATCGGTATGCTCCACAAAGGCATATATGGTACAGGCGGCATTTATGTATCTGCTTGCTTTCCGTGTTGCATACGCAAGAAACGCAATTGACGAAGAACAGTGCAGACAGCTTATATCGGAGCTTTCACAGATTCCCTCAAAGGTACAGAAGTGCGTTGACGATCAGACACAGTACCAGAAGGTAGCGTCCAAGCTGATAAGCGCAGACAGCCTGCTGTATATAGGCAGAGGTCTTGACTATGCGCTCAGTATGGAGGGCAGTCTTAAGCTGAAGGAAATTTCCTATATCCACTCGGAAAGCTATGCCGCAGGCGAGCTGAAGCACGGCACTATCTCACTTATCGAAGACGGTATGCCGGTCATCGCAGTTGCCACACAGCACGATCTTTACGAAAAAACAATGAGCAATATAAAGGAAGTAAAGACAAGAGGCGCTACTGTTGTAATGGTATGCAGTGAGGATATGAAGTTTGACGGGAACGATGTTGATTATCCAGTTATGCTCCCTCTTGCAAGAGATCTTCTTATGCCGCTTGTCGCTGTAGTACCGTTACAGCTTATCGCATATTATACTGCGGCGCTCAAAAACTTTGATGTTGACCATCCGAGAAACCTTGCAAAATCGGTAACGGTCGAATAA
- a CDS encoding DUF1275 domain-containing protein has translation MKKKISVCENSMVLVYILAMSGGFMDAYSYMCRGEVFANAQTGNILLMAVNLAKGNFVVALRYFAPVMAFIAGVVLAQTVHHIFKGRALHRRQIVILFEAVTLFAAAFIPYELNILCNCIISLACGAQVEAFRKISIRGAYPQSYACATTMCIGNMRTAASSICEYVAHKNRDDLRKGLLLFSINAMFAVGAVAGDLCVTAINQWAVMICAVFMTMAFIIITMEEKEEEKDAV, from the coding sequence ATGAAAAAGAAAATCAGCGTCTGCGAAAATTCTATGGTGCTTGTATACATTCTTGCAATGTCCGGAGGATTTATGGACGCATACTCCTATATGTGCAGGGGAGAGGTATTCGCCAATGCCCAGACGGGAAATATTCTTCTTATGGCGGTAAATCTGGCAAAAGGCAATTTTGTTGTCGCCCTCAGATATTTTGCTCCTGTAATGGCTTTTATAGCAGGTGTTGTGCTTGCACAGACGGTGCATCATATCTTCAAGGGCAGAGCGCTCCACAGACGGCAGATAGTTATTCTGTTCGAGGCGGTGACACTCTTTGCGGCGGCATTTATACCGTATGAGCTTAATATCCTTTGCAACTGCATTATTTCTCTTGCCTGCGGCGCACAGGTAGAAGCATTCAGAAAAATAAGCATAAGAGGCGCATATCCGCAGAGCTACGCCTGCGCCACCACAATGTGTATAGGCAATATGAGAACAGCGGCTTCGTCCATATGCGAATATGTTGCTCATAAAAACAGGGACGATCTGAGAAAAGGCTTGCTTCTTTTCAGCATAAACGCAATGTTCGCCGTCGGCGCTGTCGCAGGCGATCTGTGCGTGACAGCGATAAATCAGTGGGCTGTGATGATTTGTGCCGTGTTTATGACTATGGCATTTATAATTATCACAATGGAAGAAAAGGAAGAAGAAAAAGATGCCGTGTAA